In the genome of Dermacentor silvarum isolate Dsil-2018 chromosome 1, BIME_Dsil_1.4, whole genome shotgun sequence, one region contains:
- the LOC125942408 gene encoding uncharacterized protein LOC125942408 yields MPHLTLAHLQPNAFDKMRVHLAFQLFSEEVLKGLFFYKDKLSKIFRTAEATEQFVKMIEHLIFVMTSRVPSKGLRTKSKSAGALEEFLTFLDEWEQYAAQHGGGFLSAGTALGLRVTLASTLSLLKYVTSSLNYKYLLRANLSQDKLENIFGIVRQSFGCNDHPSPEHFLVIVNNLAFYNLAKTPRNGNSPAETISSFLQPSDVGKEKAAQIASLIDQLLDEGNLTHASAMLEEHSSILDHKGCVEKKSDSRLIFYVAGYVVRKQLKRFPCPACASTMAILPLQADANENASLTRNFDHGACCTLQNALKL; encoded by the coding sequence ATGCCACATTTAACTTTAGCTCATTTGCAGCCAAATGCATTTGACAAAATGCGTGTGCATTTAGCCTTTCAGCTATTCAGTGAAGAGGTTTTGAAAGGACTCTTTTTTTACAAGGACAAGTTGAGCAAAATCTTCCGTACTGCAGAAGCAACAGAGCAGTTTGTGAAGATGATAGAACATTTGATTTTTGTGATGACGTCTAGAGTACCATCCAAAGGGCTTCGAACGAAGTCGAAAAGCGCCGGCGCCTTAGAAGAATTTTTAACCTTTTTAGATGAATGGGAACAATATGCCGCTCAGCATGGGGGTGGGTTTCTTAGTGCAGGGACTGCCCTCGGACTTCGTGTGACACTGGCAAGTACACTGTCACTACTGAAATATGTAACATCCTCACTAAATTACAAATATCTGCTCAGAGCCAATTTGAGCCAGGACAAATTGGAGAACATATTTGGCATTGTGAGGCAATCATTTGGCTGCAATGATCACCCCTCCCCTGAGCATTTCTTGGTTATAGTGAATAATCTTGCATTTTATAACTTGGCAAAGACACCAAGAAATGGAAACTCGCCAGCTGAGACCATAAGTTCGTTTCTGCAGCCATCTGATGTGGGCAAAGAAAAGGCTGCACAAATAGCAAGCCTCATTGATCAGCTCTTAGATGAGGGTAACCTTACACACGCATCAGCCATGCTGGAAGAACACAGCAGCATACTTGACCACAAAGGCTGtgtcgaaaagaaaagtgacaGCAGGCTCATTTTCTATGTCGCTGGCTATGTTGTCAGGAAGCAACTTAAAAGATTCCCGTGCCCTGCATGTGCATCTACTATGGCTATTTTGCCTCTACAGGCTGATGCAAATGAGAACGCCTCGCTGACCAGGAACTTCGACCATGGGGCTTGTTGTACCCTTCAAAACGCCTTGAAGCTTTAA
- the LOC119437450 gene encoding uncharacterized protein LOC119437450 yields MIPCPGFEIQPVHPKQCVQYGGKNFAKNCLGTSTDGKPCLQCRYTKKLALNRSYRLKKKPGISCKQRSARKSLQLLRARRKLANAEKSVAELRVTNESIASSVLETKISGLPPKQRLAVKTCFEAARRKSSRGMLYDKLWILECILMRMQSPKLYEHVRRHEIMALPSKTCLDKHMPRFKGAFGFNTTVLAALREKTLNMDKFSLHGGLVFGEIKLSENISVKPSGELTGFVDLGPFTEDSTSTATSDHGFVVMFQPFQGKWTQILSVFAARGNVKAPVLSKILLEATILAEKAGLFVEFWTSDGASWNRSLWKLFGIKGRHFT; encoded by the exons ATGATACCTTGCCCAGGCTTTGAAATCCAACCAGTCCACCCAAAGCAGTGCGTTCAGTATGGTGGCAAGAACTTCGCAAAAAACTGCCTGGGCACCTCAACTGATGGTAAGCCATGTTTGCAGTGCAGGTACACCAAGAAGCTGGCACTAAATAGGTCATATCGGCTTAAGAAAAAACCTGGAATATCATGCAAACAGCGAAGTGCTAGGAAATCTCTTCAATTGCTGCGGGCCAGAAGAAAGCTGGCAAACGCTGAGAAAAGTGTTGCAGAGCTTCGAGTGACCAATGAATCCATTGCAAGCTCTGTCTTAGAGACAAAGATCAGCGGGCTTCCACCAAAACAGCGCCTTGCTGTGAAAACTTGCTTTGAAGCAGCCCGCAGGAAGTCAAGCCGTGGCATGCTGTATGACAAGCTGTGGATCTTGGAATGCATACTTATGCGTATGCAAAGCCCAAAGCTATATGAGCATGTCAGGCGGCACGAGATAATGGCACTGCCTAGCAAGACTTGCCTGGATAAGCATATGCCGAGGTTCAAAGGTGCATTTGGCTTCAATACTACTGTGCTTGCAGCTCTGCGGGAGAAGACTCTGAACATGGACAAGTTTAGTCTTCACGGTGGACTTGTGTTTGGCGAAATCAAGCTTTCAGAAAATATCAGTGTGAAACCCTCCGGCGAGCTCACTGGCTTTGTGGACCTTGGTCCATTTACGGAGGATAGCACGAGCACAGCAACAAGTGACCATGGCTTCGTCGTCATGTTCCAGCCATTTCAAG GAAAGTGGACACAAATACTTAGTGTATTTGCTGCCCGCGGAAATGTTAAGGCACCTGTGCTATCAAAAATTTTGCTGGAAGCCACTATCTTAGCTGAAAAGGCAGGACTCTTTGTCGAATTTTGGACCAGTGATGGTGCTTCGTGGAATCGCTCCCTCTGGAAGCTATTTGGCATCAAAGGTAGGCATTTCACTTAA